In Paenibacillus dendritiformis, the DNA window GTGCAGAAGGAGTTGAGCTTGCGTGAGACAACCGATTATTGCAGGGAACTGGAAAATGTTCAAAACGGTTCCGGAAGCCGTCGCTTTCATTCAAGAAGTGAAGGGGAAGGCGGAAGTGGAAGGCGTCGAAAGCGTCATCTGCGCACCGTTCACGAACTTGCCGGCTTTGGTGGAAGCGGCGAAGGGCACGTCCATCAAGATTGGCGCGCAGAACCTTCATTTTGAAGATACCGGCGCATTCACGGGGGAGATCAGCGGCGCGATGCTGCAAGACCTCGGCGTACAATATGTCATTATCGGTCACTCCGAGCGCCGCGCGTACTTCGCGGAGACGGATGAGATCGTGAACAAGAAGATGCATGCCGCATTCCGGCATGGCTTGACGCCTATCGTCTGCGTCGGCGAGTCGCTGGAAGAGCGCGAAGCCGGCAAGACGAACGACGTCTGCAAAGTGCAGACGGAAGCGGCGTTCCAAGGCCTGTCCGCTGAGCAGGCGAAGAGCGTCGTCATCGCTTATGAGCCAATCTGGGCGATCGGCACGGGCAAATCTTCGACGGCTCAGGATGCGAATGACTCGATCAGCTACATCCGCAGCGTCGTCGCCGGCTTGTACAATGAGGAAGTGGCGCAAGCGGTCCGCATCCAGTACGGCGGAAGCGTGAAGCCAGAGAATGTTCGCGAATATATGGCAGCGAGCGATATTGACGGCGCATTGGTAGGCGGCGCCAGCTTGCAGCCGGGTTCGTACATTCAACTGGTGGAAGGGGCGAAGTAAGATGTCTGCACCTAGACCTGTAGCTCTGATTATTATGGACGGCTTCGGACTGCGCGACGTGACGGAAGGCAATGCTGTCGCCCAGGCGAAGAAGCCGAATTACGATCGATACATGAGCATGTACCCGCATACGACGCTCACCGCTTGCGGTGAAGCGGTCGGTCTGCCGGAAGGCCAGATGGGCAACTCCGAGGTCGGCCATCTGAACATCGGCGCGGGCCGCATCGTGTATCAGGATCTGACCCGGATTACGAAATCGATTCGCGAAGGAGAATTCTTCGAGAACGAAACGCTGGTCGGGGCGGTCAACCATGCGAAAGAAAACGGCACGGCGCTTCATCTGTACGGCCTGCTGTCGGACGGCGGCGTGCACAGCCATATCGACCATACGCTCGCGATGCTGGAATTGGCCGCGAAGTCCGGCTTGAAGAAGGTCTATGTTCATGCCTTCCTCGATGGCCGCGACGTCGCGCCGGACAGTGCGATCGGTTATATCGAGCGCCTGCAGGCGAAAATCGACGAGCTTGGCGTCGGCCGCATCGCCACGGTGCAAGGCCGTTACTATGCGATGGACCGCGATAAGCGCTGGGAGC includes these proteins:
- the tpiA gene encoding triose-phosphate isomerase, which encodes MRQPIIAGNWKMFKTVPEAVAFIQEVKGKAEVEGVESVICAPFTNLPALVEAAKGTSIKIGAQNLHFEDTGAFTGEISGAMLQDLGVQYVIIGHSERRAYFAETDEIVNKKMHAAFRHGLTPIVCVGESLEEREAGKTNDVCKVQTEAAFQGLSAEQAKSVVIAYEPIWAIGTGKSSTAQDANDSISYIRSVVAGLYNEEVAQAVRIQYGGSVKPENVREYMAASDIDGALVGGASLQPGSYIQLVEGAK